The Pseudomonas azotoformans genome has a segment encoding these proteins:
- a CDS encoding DUF4442 domain-containing protein, whose product MRNWLIERLGKARLLRWFLSLYPPYLGAGVRVQELSADFRHVKVRMGLGWYNRNYVGTQFGGSLYSMVDPFYMLLLMENLGRDYIVWDKAASIDFISPGKGPVYAEFSIDDALLDEIRRQTEGGEKYLPHLKVQIHDGSGTLVARVDKTLYVRRKPPARQA is encoded by the coding sequence ATGCGTAACTGGTTGATTGAGCGCCTGGGCAAGGCGCGGTTATTGCGCTGGTTCCTGAGCCTGTATCCGCCGTACCTCGGCGCGGGCGTACGGGTGCAAGAACTGAGCGCGGACTTCCGGCATGTCAAAGTGCGCATGGGCCTGGGCTGGTACAACCGCAATTACGTCGGTACGCAGTTTGGCGGCAGCCTGTATTCGATGGTCGACCCGTTCTACATGCTGCTGTTGATGGAGAACCTGGGCCGCGACTACATCGTGTGGGACAAGGCGGCGAGTATCGATTTCATTTCGCCGGGCAAAGGCCCGGTGTATGCCGAGTTTTCCATCGATGATGCCTTGCTCGATGAGATTCGACGGCAGACCGAAGGGGGCGAGAAGTACCTGCCCCACCTCAAGGTCCAGATTCATGACGGCTCCGGCACCCTGGTGGCGCGAGTTGACAAAACCCTTTACGTGCGGCGCAAGCCGCCAGCGAGACAGGCTTAA
- a CDS encoding ABC transporter permease produces MAYPAQRRWYLPVFTVAALVLLPLSVLLLSWQSIDAQIWSHLWETQMPRLLGNTLTLVLGVGVGVTLLGVSLAWLTSLCEFPGRRWLDWALMLPFAIPAYVLAFVFVGLLDFSGPVQTLLREWFGSGLRLPRVRSTSGVIIVLVLVFYPYVYLLARSAFLAQGKGLMEAARVLGQSPWRAFWHVALPMARPAIGAGVALALMETLADFGAVSVFNFDTFTTAIYKTWYGFFSLSSAAQLASLLLLVVMLVLYGERRARGASRPSNERPRGKALYHLRGFKAAAASSWCGLVFACAFVIPMLQLVAWFWQRGRFDLDERYSGLIVHTLYLGGIAALITVSVALVLAFANRLAPTRAIRSGISLANVGYALPGSVLAVSIMLAFSYLDRELVVPLSGWLGGAGKPLLLGSLSALVLAYLVRFLAVAYGPLENSLARIRPSLPEAARSLGVSGPRLFCKVYLPLLLPGTLSAALLVFVDVLKEMPATLLMRPFGWDTLAVRIFEMTSEGEWARASLPALTLVLVGLLPVIGLIRRSARQIG; encoded by the coding sequence TTGGCCTACCCCGCCCAACGCCGCTGGTACCTGCCGGTCTTCACCGTCGCTGCCCTGGTGCTGCTGCCGCTGAGCGTGCTGTTGCTGTCCTGGCAAAGCATCGATGCACAAATCTGGTCCCACCTCTGGGAAACCCAGATGCCGCGCCTGCTGGGCAACACCCTGACCCTGGTGTTGGGTGTCGGCGTCGGCGTGACCCTGCTGGGCGTGAGCCTGGCCTGGCTGACCAGCCTCTGCGAGTTCCCCGGCCGGCGCTGGCTCGATTGGGCGTTGATGCTGCCGTTCGCCATTCCGGCCTACGTTCTGGCTTTTGTATTTGTCGGCTTGCTGGATTTCTCCGGCCCGGTGCAAACCCTGCTGCGCGAATGGTTTGGCAGTGGCTTGAGGCTGCCTCGGGTGCGTTCCACCAGCGGTGTGATCATCGTGTTGGTGCTGGTGTTCTATCCCTACGTTTATCTGCTGGCGCGCAGCGCATTCCTGGCCCAGGGCAAAGGCCTGATGGAAGCGGCGCGGGTGTTGGGGCAATCGCCGTGGCGCGCGTTCTGGCATGTGGCCCTGCCCATGGCGCGGCCGGCGATTGGCGCCGGGGTGGCATTGGCATTGATGGAGACCCTGGCGGATTTTGGTGCGGTCTCGGTGTTCAACTTCGATACCTTCACCACCGCCATCTACAAGACCTGGTACGGCTTTTTCAGCCTGTCCAGCGCCGCCCAGTTGGCCAGCTTGTTGCTGTTGGTGGTGATGCTGGTGCTGTATGGCGAGCGGCGAGCACGGGGCGCCAGCCGACCGAGCAACGAGCGGCCACGGGGCAAGGCGCTGTATCACCTACGCGGGTTCAAGGCGGCAGCGGCGAGTAGTTGGTGTGGGCTGGTGTTCGCCTGTGCCTTTGTGATCCCGATGCTGCAACTGGTTGCCTGGTTCTGGCAGCGCGGTCGCTTCGATCTGGATGAACGCTACTCCGGCCTGATTGTTCACACGCTTTATCTGGGCGGGATCGCTGCCCTGATCACAGTCAGCGTGGCGCTGGTGCTGGCCTTCGCCAACCGGCTGGCGCCGACGCGGGCGATCCGCTCCGGCATCAGCCTGGCCAATGTCGGTTATGCCTTGCCGGGTTCGGTGTTGGCGGTGTCGATCATGTTGGCGTTCAGCTATTTGGACCGTGAACTGGTGGTGCCGCTGTCCGGCTGGCTCGGCGGCGCGGGCAAGCCATTGCTGTTGGGCAGCCTGTCGGCGTTGGTGCTGGCGTATCTGGTGCGTTTCCTGGCGGTGGCCTATGGGCCGTTGGAAAACAGCCTGGCGCGCATCCGGCCCTCCCTGCCGGAAGCAGCACGCAGTCTTGGCGTCAGTGGCCCGCGACTGTTTTGCAAAGTGTATCTGCCGTTGTTGCTGCCGGGGACCTTGAGTGCGGCACTGCTGGTGTTTGTCGATGTGCTCAAGGAAATGCCCGCGACCCTGCTGATGCGCCCGTTCGGCTGGGACACGCTGGCCGTGCGCATCTTTGAAATGACCAGTGAAGGCGAATGGGCAAGGGCCTCTTTGCCCGCGTTGACACTGGTGCTGGTCGGCCTGTTGCCGGTGATCGGGCTGATTCGACGCTCCGCCCGGCAAATCGGTTAG
- a CDS encoding extracellular solute-binding protein: MLAPKRLLTALALTLIGSTTVQAADEVVVYSSRIDELIKPVFDAYTKKTGVQVKFITDKEAPLMQRIKAEGENATADLLLTVDAGNLWQAEQMGILQPFTSPVIDKNIPLQYRSSKHTWTGLSLRARTIAYSTDRVKPGDLTTYEALADKQWEGRLCLRTAKKVYNQSLTATLIETHGAAKTEEIVKGWVNNLSTDVFSDDIAVLEAINAGQCDVGIVNTYYYGRLHKQKPDLAVKLFWPNQGDRGVHVNLSGIGLTQHAPHPEAAKALVEWMTTPEAQKIFADVNQEFPANPAVPPSAEVASWGKFVADTLPVEVAGKRQAEAIRLMDRAGWN; encoded by the coding sequence ATGTTGGCACCCAAGCGCCTCCTGACTGCCCTGGCACTCACCCTGATCGGCAGCACCACCGTGCAGGCCGCCGACGAAGTGGTGGTCTACTCCTCGCGCATCGACGAACTGATCAAGCCAGTGTTCGACGCCTACACAAAGAAAACCGGCGTGCAGGTGAAATTCATCACCGACAAGGAAGCCCCGCTGATGCAGCGCATCAAGGCCGAGGGCGAAAACGCCACCGCCGACCTGCTGCTCACCGTAGATGCCGGCAACCTCTGGCAGGCTGAGCAAATGGGCATCCTGCAACCGTTCACTTCCCCGGTGATCGACAAGAACATCCCTCTGCAATACCGCTCGTCCAAACACACCTGGACCGGCTTGAGCCTGCGCGCGCGGACCATCGCCTATTCCACCGACCGGGTAAAACCGGGCGACCTCACCACCTACGAAGCCCTGGCCGACAAACAGTGGGAAGGCCGCCTGTGCCTGCGCACGGCGAAAAAGGTCTACAACCAGTCGCTGACCGCCACCCTGATCGAAACCCACGGCGCCGCCAAGACCGAAGAAATCGTCAAGGGCTGGGTGAACAACCTGTCCACCGACGTGTTCTCCGACGACATCGCCGTGCTGGAGGCCATCAATGCCGGGCAGTGCGACGTGGGCATCGTCAACACCTACTACTATGGCCGCCTGCACAAACAGAAGCCGGACCTGGCGGTAAAACTGTTCTGGCCGAACCAGGGCGACCGTGGCGTGCACGTGAACCTGTCGGGCATCGGCCTGACCCAACACGCTCCGCACCCGGAAGCCGCCAAGGCACTGGTGGAGTGGATGACCACGCCTGAGGCGCAGAAGATCTTTGCCGACGTGAACCAGGAATTCCCGGCCAACCCGGCCGTACCGCCGTCGGCGGAAGTCGCGAGCTGGGGCAAGTTCGTGGCGGACACCTTGCCGGTGGAAGTGGCGGGCAAGCGCCAGGCTGAGGCGATTCGGTTGATGGATCGGGCTGGCTGGAACTAA
- a CDS encoding 2-octaprenyl-3-methyl-6-methoxy-1,4-benzoquinol hydroxylase: protein MRADVLIVGAGMVGSALALALQGSGLQVLLLDGSPLSVKPFDREAAFEPRVSALSAASQRILERLGVWDGIVSRRASPYGEMQVWDGSGTGQIHFSAASVHAEVLGHIVENRVVQDALLDRLHDCDLGLLANARLEQMRRSGDDWLLTLADGRTLRAPLVVAADGANSAVRRLTGTATREWDYLHNAIVTSVRSSQPHQRTAWQRFTDTGPLAFLPLVRDGQEDWCSIVWSTTPAESERLMALDDESFCRELERAFEGRLGTVLSADPRVCVPLRQRHAKRYVAEGLALIGDAAHVIHPLAGQGVNLGFLDAATLAEVLLSATERGERLADVKVLSRYERRRMPHNLALMAAMEGFERLFQADQLPLRWLRNAGLKMVDQMPEAKAVFVRQALGLSGDLPELAQP from the coding sequence ATGCGCGCAGATGTGCTGATTGTCGGGGCCGGAATGGTCGGAAGCGCCCTGGCGCTGGCGTTGCAGGGCAGTGGCCTGCAGGTGCTGCTGCTCGACGGCAGCCCGCTGAGCGTCAAGCCGTTCGACCGCGAGGCCGCATTCGAGCCGCGCGTGAGCGCCTTGTCGGCCGCCAGCCAGCGCATCCTTGAACGCCTGGGCGTGTGGGACGGCATCGTCTCGCGCCGTGCCAGCCCTTATGGCGAGATGCAAGTGTGGGACGGCAGCGGCACCGGGCAGATCCATTTTTCCGCCGCCAGTGTGCATGCCGAAGTGCTCGGGCATATCGTCGAGAACCGCGTGGTGCAGGATGCACTGCTCGACCGCCTGCACGACTGCGACCTGGGCCTGCTGGCCAATGCACGCCTGGAACAGATGCGCCGCTCCGGCGATGACTGGCTGCTGACCCTGGCCGACGGCCGCACGTTGCGTGCGCCGTTGGTGGTGGCTGCCGATGGCGCCAATTCCGCCGTGCGCCGCCTGACCGGCACCGCGACCCGCGAATGGGATTACCTGCATAACGCCATCGTCACCAGCGTACGCAGCAGCCAGCCGCACCAGCGCACCGCGTGGCAACGCTTTACCGACACCGGCCCATTGGCGTTCTTGCCGCTGGTGCGGGACGGGCAGGAAGATTGGTGTTCGATAGTCTGGTCGACCACGCCCGCCGAGTCCGAGCGTTTGATGGCGCTGGATGATGAAAGCTTCTGCCGTGAGCTGGAGCGCGCCTTCGAAGGGCGGCTCGGCACGGTGCTTAGCGCCGATCCGCGCGTCTGCGTGCCACTGCGCCAGCGTCACGCCAAGCGCTATGTGGCCGAAGGCCTCGCGTTGATTGGCGACGCGGCGCACGTGATCCACCCCTTGGCGGGGCAGGGCGTGAACCTGGGGTTCCTGGATGCGGCGACACTGGCTGAAGTCTTGTTGTCGGCAACCGAGCGCGGCGAGCGCCTGGCGGATGTAAAGGTGCTGAGCCGCTACGAGCGTCGACGCATGCCGCACAACCTGGCGTTGATGGCGGCGATGGAGGGTTTTGAGCGACTGTTCCAGGCCGATCAACTGCCGCTGCGCTGGTTGCGCAACGCCGGTTTGAAAATGGTCGACCAGATGCCCGAGGCCAAGGCCGTCTTTGTGCGCCAGGCGCTGGGTCTGAGCGGGGATCTGCCGGAGCTGGCCCAGCCCTGA